ACGGGAAGGACTCGAAGGCCCATCGGGGCAACCCATTTTTGGAAGAATCCACCGCTGCGGACAACACTGCTTTTTCCCTTCGCGATCGCCCGGATCATGTCGGAGGCCGCCAAGCTGGCTTCCGGGGCCGCCTGAAGATGCCTCTCAAATTGTTCCCATGCGCGCAGTTCACTTGTTTCCAGACTTTCCGGTCGCGACATGTTTTCATTGAAGGCTGTCCGGAAATCTCCCGCCTGAAAATCAATGAAGGCAAGGCCTGTTCCGTGCTCGCTGGTGATCAGGCTCTGCGTGAAGGCACTTAAACCCGCTTTGCCGGCGGTGTAAGTCGCCATGAAAGGGAGCGGAAAACAGGCGGCCAGCGAACTGACATTGAGGATGCAGCCCTTGCCGCGCTTGCGCATTCCCGGGAGAACCGCCCGCGTCAGTTGGATCGGGGTGTGCAAGAGTAACTGGACCTGCTTCTCCACGGATTCCCCATCGCCAGCCGTCAGGTTTCCAAAGCTGGACCAGCCCGCGTTGTTGATCAGGATGTCTATCTGCTCCAGCACATCGCGGTTGTCCTCGATGAAAGTCTGCATTCCTTCGGCCGTTCCGCCTTCCAGCTTCAGCCAACGGAGGCCGTCCGGCCCGGCAGTGTATTCCGGATCCCTCGTTGTGCCATACACTTCAAGGCCTTCCTCCAGAAGCTGCTTTGTCACCGCTTGCCCAATCCCGGAGGAGGCGCCAGTCACCAGGACATTCTGGAAACGGGCTTTCAGTGCGTGCATTTCCTTCGGCATGGTCAGTAAATTTTGCCCTGACACTCCTTCGTGGCAAGCCTTCAACCGTTAATTCAGGCAGCAGGGGGAGCCCGTGCTTGCATTAGAGGTGCTTAACGGCCACAAAAACACACCTTATACCCCTGCGCCCCATCTAGCCCCTGTCCTTAAATCCTTTACTGTATAACCATTGCTTATTATCCCCAATCCCAATA
This region of Oceanipulchritudo coccoides genomic DNA includes:
- a CDS encoding SDR family NAD(P)-dependent oxidoreductase; translation: MHALKARFQNVLVTGASSGIGQAVTKQLLEEGLEVYGTTRDPEYTAGPDGLRWLKLEGGTAEGMQTFIEDNRDVLEQIDILINNAGWSSFGNLTAGDGESVEKQVQLLLHTPIQLTRAVLPGMRKRGKGCILNVSSLAACFPLPFMATYTAGKAGLSAFTQSLITSEHGTGLAFIDFQAGDFRTAFNENMSRPESLETSELRAWEQFERHLQAAPEASLAASDMIRAIAKGKSSVVRSGGFFQKWVAPMGLRVLPVSCLLRAIRSYYKLPSK